A section of the Chryseobacterium scophthalmum genome encodes:
- a CDS encoding DUF922 domain-containing protein: protein MKCFLIVFLLIFNIVSAQNIVWSEDQKLVWDNFKSKTNNLGGATVVAYTHCGWEFSATTSSDPKVPVKITIQTVFNENKSWKDVKRINDYVLLHEQKHFDIAEIHARKLRKEVSEKIKTTVDYNKFFKSIYTKISSDYKNYQADYDRVTEHGMNKEKQAEYNLLISEELENLKNYQKT, encoded by the coding sequence ATGAAGTGTTTTTTAATCGTTTTTTTATTGATTTTCAACATTGTCTCAGCTCAGAATATTGTCTGGAGCGAAGATCAGAAGTTGGTTTGGGATAATTTTAAAAGCAAAACTAACAATTTGGGTGGCGCAACGGTTGTGGCTTATACTCATTGCGGTTGGGAATTTTCAGCAACTACATCCAGCGATCCTAAAGTTCCTGTAAAAATCACTATTCAAACGGTTTTTAATGAAAACAAATCATGGAAAGACGTTAAAAGAATCAATGATTATGTATTACTTCATGAGCAGAAACACTTTGATATTGCTGAAATTCACGCCAGAAAACTTAGAAAGGAAGTTTCAGAAAAAATAAAAACTACAGTCGATTACAATAAGTTTTTCAAATCAATTTACACTAAAATCTCTTCCGATTACAAAAACTATCAAGCTGACTATGACCGTGTAACCGAACATGGGATGAATAAAGAAAAGCAAGCAGAATATAATCTTTTAATTAGCGAAGAACTCGAAAATCTAAAAAACTACCAGAAAACTTGA
- the rsmG gene encoding 16S rRNA (guanine(527)-N(7))-methyltransferase RsmG, whose translation MSIAIIQKYFPDLTEKQIEQFTKLESLYGEWNEKINVISRKDMESLYEKHILHSLGIAKIMEFAPGTKVLDVGTGGGFPGIPLAILFPETRFTLIDSIGKKITVVNAVAEGVGLSNLTAIHGRAEKVKEKFHFVVSRAVTQMPEFLRWLKGKFEKEQLNAKHNGVLYLKGGDLAEELAGLKCELFSLKNYFDEEFFDTKKVVYLSKGNFNS comes from the coding sequence ATGTCGATAGCAATCATTCAAAAATACTTTCCGGATCTTACAGAAAAACAAATCGAGCAGTTTACAAAGCTTGAAAGCCTGTATGGAGAATGGAACGAGAAAATAAACGTCATTTCCAGAAAAGATATGGAATCTCTTTATGAGAAGCATATTCTGCATTCTTTAGGTATTGCAAAAATCATGGAATTCGCTCCCGGAACAAAAGTTTTAGACGTAGGAACAGGTGGTGGTTTTCCCGGAATTCCTTTGGCAATTTTGTTTCCTGAAACTCGGTTTACTTTAATTGATTCAATCGGTAAAAAAATTACGGTGGTGAATGCTGTTGCAGAAGGGGTGGGTTTGTCAAATCTTACCGCCATTCATGGAAGAGCAGAAAAAGTAAAAGAAAAGTTCCACTTCGTGGTAAGTCGTGCCGTTACCCAAATGCCTGAGTTTTTAAGATGGCTGAAAGGTAAGTTTGAAAAAGAACAATTAAACGCAAAACATAATGGAGTTTTATATCTAAAAGGTGGAGATCTTGCCGAAGAACTTGCCGGTTTGAAATGTGAGCTTTTCAGTCTTAAAAACTACTTCGACGAAGAGTTTTTTGACACTAAAAAGGTTGTTTATCTTTCAAAAGGCAATTTTAATTCTTAA
- a CDS encoding PD-(D/E)XK nuclease family protein — MKFLNKIIDELLIQNTDLSQFNIVLPGKRPIVFIRQILEENNYSGFLPNFYTIEELIINIVDQQTIQGISLWLFAFDVYKGLNLIPNDDFSEFLKWFPTLQKDWDDILKFSDSDEAVLQYMFDEERIKEWAQDLGDDDEVPRKKFLNFWRNMNVFLPVLKEKLKEKNWATPGMIHESAKAKIGEFAKNNTENFVFCGFNAFTPVEEKLVRGLLQWNKAQCFFQGDKYYFDDERQEAGKFLRNHKMWKEFDDNRAFNWIENDFNQPKNIKVYEVSGNVTQTKILPELFKNINNKTFTNTAVVLLDENLLPASLDVMHEVENLNITMGFPLKNLSFSNAVKQLFYLQKQLEKSKSSYYYRDVYPILEELPKSDDDENIINDFKSKIEERNIVYISQKLLTELLGSLSYFNLLQKANSVYQFLDDLIAFCKKIKWLELDDIQYENVSHFENAFRIIKNQITPYGFRINIETLEILINQHINSESIDFQGEPLKGLQVMGLLETRLLNFENVILLSVNEGKLPLGNSQNTYIPFDIRRYFDLHTFLENDSIYAYHFYRLIQDAQNVHLLFNALSSGVNTGEKSRFVTQIEMESNHNIEHVIIENSSEPILSQPIEVFKTVIVQQQLLKWKDKVSASHLTSYLYNPIDFYLSKILNTSEADEIEEELSIRNYGNLVHYTLQEVYEVLKGKILKLNDLQDSIKRIDEFINIAIEKLKHQPEFYDKGMNYIHKAIAKKVIENILNYDLELIKAGNSLEIIDIERRFEGVDFYLNEDKSDKVSFFGFIDRIDRLNGTIRIIDYKTAKTKNLTVKIDELNKSDYFQNSDRKQAMQLCLYQYVIQSLPEFWGFPVETGIWSFADAKKGVVSLEFAQGSLDDAMVSIQNLIHEILNPEISFLENVKNYNY; from the coding sequence TTGAAATTTCTAAACAAAATTATCGATGAATTATTAATTCAAAACACTGATTTATCGCAATTTAACATTGTTCTTCCTGGTAAAAGACCCATTGTTTTTATACGTCAGATCTTAGAAGAAAATAATTACTCGGGATTTCTTCCCAATTTTTATACGATTGAAGAACTCATCATCAATATTGTAGATCAACAGACGATTCAGGGGATTTCTCTGTGGCTTTTTGCATTTGATGTTTATAAAGGTTTAAATCTTATTCCAAACGACGATTTTTCTGAATTTTTAAAATGGTTTCCTACGCTTCAGAAAGATTGGGACGATATTTTAAAATTTTCAGATTCTGATGAAGCCGTTTTACAATATATGTTTGATGAAGAACGTATTAAAGAATGGGCGCAGGATTTGGGTGATGATGATGAAGTTCCACGAAAAAAATTCTTGAATTTTTGGAGGAATATGAATGTCTTCCTTCCAGTTTTAAAGGAAAAATTAAAAGAAAAAAACTGGGCAACTCCGGGAATGATTCACGAGTCTGCAAAAGCCAAAATAGGAGAGTTTGCAAAAAACAATACCGAAAATTTTGTTTTCTGTGGCTTTAATGCATTCACTCCGGTTGAAGAAAAACTGGTGAGAGGTCTTTTACAATGGAACAAAGCGCAGTGTTTTTTTCAGGGAGATAAATATTATTTTGATGACGAAAGACAGGAAGCCGGAAAGTTTCTCAGAAATCATAAAATGTGGAAAGAATTTGATGATAACAGAGCTTTCAACTGGATTGAGAATGATTTTAACCAGCCTAAAAACATAAAGGTCTACGAAGTTTCAGGTAATGTAACGCAAACTAAAATTTTACCTGAATTATTTAAAAATATTAATAATAAAACATTTACGAATACGGCGGTTGTTTTACTTGATGAAAATCTTCTTCCGGCAAGTCTTGATGTAATGCATGAAGTTGAAAACCTTAATATTACGATGGGTTTTCCGCTGAAAAATCTTTCTTTTTCGAATGCTGTAAAGCAACTTTTTTATCTCCAGAAACAGCTTGAAAAGAGCAAATCTTCGTATTATTATCGTGATGTTTATCCAATTTTAGAAGAGCTTCCGAAATCTGATGACGACGAAAATATTATTAATGATTTTAAATCTAAAATAGAAGAGAGAAATATCGTATATATTTCTCAGAAGCTTTTGACTGAGCTTTTGGGAAGTCTTTCGTATTTCAATCTTCTTCAGAAAGCAAACTCTGTTTATCAGTTTTTAGATGATCTTATAGCATTTTGTAAAAAGATTAAATGGCTTGAACTGGATGATATTCAGTATGAAAACGTTTCTCATTTTGAAAATGCATTCAGGATCATTAAAAACCAGATCACACCTTATGGTTTTAGAATTAATATAGAAACGCTTGAGATTCTCATCAATCAGCACATTAATTCAGAAAGCATCGATTTCCAGGGCGAACCATTGAAAGGACTTCAGGTAATGGGACTTTTGGAAACCCGTCTTTTAAATTTTGAAAACGTAATTCTTCTGTCTGTTAATGAAGGCAAATTACCACTTGGAAACTCGCAAAACACCTATATTCCTTTCGATATAAGAAGATATTTTGATCTGCATACTTTCCTTGAGAACGACAGCATTTATGCTTATCATTTTTACCGTTTAATTCAGGATGCGCAGAATGTACACTTGCTTTTCAATGCTTTAAGTTCTGGTGTGAATACGGGGGAAAAGAGTAGATTTGTCACTCAGATCGAGATGGAAAGTAATCATAACATAGAGCATGTTATTATCGAGAATTCTTCAGAGCCAATTTTAAGCCAGCCCATAGAAGTTTTTAAAACGGTTATCGTTCAGCAACAACTTTTAAAATGGAAAGATAAAGTTTCAGCTTCCCATTTAACGAGTTACCTTTATAATCCTATTGATTTTTATCTTTCAAAGATCTTAAATACCTCTGAAGCAGACGAAATTGAAGAAGAATTATCAATTAGAAATTACGGGAATTTGGTTCATTATACGCTTCAAGAAGTTTATGAAGTATTAAAAGGTAAGATTTTAAAATTAAATGATTTACAAGATTCAATTAAACGAATAGATGAATTTATAAATATTGCTATTGAGAAACTAAAACATCAGCCTGAATTTTATGATAAAGGGATGAATTATATTCACAAAGCCATTGCTAAAAAAGTAATTGAAAATATTTTGAATTATGATCTGGAGTTGATAAAAGCAGGCAATTCTTTAGAAATAATTGATATTGAAAGAAGATTTGAAGGCGTAGATTTTTATCTGAATGAAGACAAATCTGACAAGGTTTCTTTCTTTGGTTTCATTGACAGAATTGACAGGCTAAACGGGACAATCAGAATTATCGATTATAAAACCGCAAAAACAAAAAATCTTACCGTAAAAATTGATGAATTAAACAAGTCAGATTATTTCCAAAACAGCGACAGAAAACAGGCGATGCAGCTTTGTTTATATCAATATGTAATTCAAAGTTTACCGGAGTTTTGGGGATTTCCTGTAGAAACCGGAATCTGGAGTTTTGCCGATGCTAAAAAAGGAGTCGTGTCGTTGGAATTTGCTCAGGGAAGTCTTGATGATGCAATGGTTTCTATTCAAAATTTAATACATGAAATTCTGAATCCTGAAATCAGTTTCCTAGAAAATGTAAAAAATTATAATTATTAA
- a CDS encoding M16 family metallopeptidase, translating into MNLFKKLTIVTSIAAASFCGYAQAQDFQWKEAKSNGYTYKYVTNDPTSARYYKLKNGLTVILSATNKEPRIQTYIATKAGSKTDPASHTGLAHYLEHMLFKGTDKFGSKDWAKEKPLLDKVDALYEKYNQTKDEAKRKEIYKEIDKVSGEAANYAIANEYDKMMAGMGADGTNAFTSFEQTVYVEDIPANAVDKFLAVQSERFRAPVLRLFHTELEAVYEEKNRSLDDDTDKVYDKMFETLFPNNNYGKQTTIGTIEHLKNPSLKAIREYYNNYYVPNNMGVIMSGDFNPDEMIAKIDKAFSYMKSKAIPSYVVGQEKPIASPIVKEVVGPNPESVMMGFRFPGATTKDARLLTLIGNMLTNGQAGLIDLDLVKKQKLLAAYAFPYVLKDYSVLLLQGRPTEGQSLDEVKNLLLQEIEKLRKGEFSDDLIQSIVNNEKKNIIQKDEKYSSRASILMDEFTSDIDHKASLEYLEEISKLTKKDIMDFASKYLQNNNYVAIYKKKGEDKSIVKVDKPTITPVSVNREDQSPFLKKVDEMPENNISPVWLNFEKDIEKSKVKSVDVLSVTNTDNDLFRLYYYFDSGKWNNKMLPLAAEYLQYLGTKNKSSEAISKEFYKLASSFNISAGNEETYVTLEGLNENFDKTADLFEDLIKNCVADEKALDSYKTRLKKARANAKQNKGIIMSGLRSYAQYGSQNPFNNVLTDAELDALKAEDLVNILHDLFNFKHKILHYGPKSAHGVSSSLTLIHKVPATLKEMPKSKTFTQVPTDKNKVLFANYDMVQAEVFWVRNADNYNPNLSPTISLFNNYFGGGMGSIVFQTIRESKALAYSTYAYFGQPNKKDDKNMIMAYVGTQADKLNESTTAMNELLTTLPKSEQLFETAKSGLRKTIAAERITQDGIIFSYLSAQKLGLDYDRRKNVYEQSPKLNFADINTFHDSEMKGKNYTYCLVAAQDKVKDEDLLKLGELKKLSLTEIFGY; encoded by the coding sequence ATGAATTTATTTAAAAAATTAACGATTGTAACCAGTATTGCTGCAGCAAGCTTTTGTGGTTATGCTCAAGCTCAGGACTTTCAATGGAAAGAAGCAAAATCAAATGGTTATACGTATAAATATGTAACCAACGACCCCACTTCTGCAAGATATTATAAGCTTAAAAACGGATTGACCGTAATTTTAAGTGCTACCAATAAAGAACCAAGGATCCAGACTTATATTGCGACAAAAGCAGGTAGCAAAACCGATCCGGCAAGTCATACCGGTCTTGCGCATTATCTGGAACACATGCTCTTTAAAGGAACAGATAAATTTGGTTCAAAAGACTGGGCAAAAGAAAAACCTCTTTTAGATAAAGTTGATGCTCTTTACGAAAAGTACAATCAGACAAAAGATGAAGCCAAAAGAAAAGAAATTTACAAAGAAATAGATAAAGTTTCGGGAGAAGCTGCAAACTACGCCATTGCTAATGAATACGACAAAATGATGGCAGGAATGGGAGCAGATGGAACCAATGCATTCACATCTTTCGAGCAGACCGTTTATGTAGAAGACATTCCGGCAAATGCGGTTGATAAATTTTTAGCTGTACAGTCTGAACGTTTCAGAGCACCTGTTTTAAGGCTTTTCCATACAGAACTTGAGGCAGTTTACGAAGAGAAAAACAGAAGTTTGGATGATGATACCGACAAAGTTTATGATAAAATGTTTGAGACTTTGTTCCCGAATAACAACTATGGTAAGCAAACGACTATCGGAACAATCGAACATTTGAAAAACCCTTCTTTAAAAGCAATTAGAGAATATTACAACAATTATTATGTTCCCAATAATATGGGAGTGATCATGTCGGGAGATTTTAATCCGGATGAGATGATTGCTAAAATTGATAAGGCTTTTTCTTACATGAAGTCTAAAGCTATTCCAAGCTATGTTGTCGGACAAGAAAAGCCCATTGCATCACCCATTGTAAAAGAAGTTGTAGGCCCAAATCCTGAAAGTGTAATGATGGGATTCAGATTTCCAGGAGCAACAACCAAAGACGCTAGACTTTTGACTTTAATTGGAAATATGCTGACCAACGGACAAGCTGGATTAATTGATTTGGATCTTGTAAAAAAACAAAAACTTTTGGCAGCTTATGCTTTTCCGTATGTTTTAAAAGATTATTCGGTGTTGCTTTTACAAGGCAGACCAACTGAAGGTCAATCGTTGGACGAAGTGAAAAACCTTCTTCTTCAGGAAATTGAAAAACTTAGAAAAGGTGAATTTTCGGATGATCTAATTCAGTCTATCGTTAATAATGAGAAGAAAAACATCATTCAGAAAGATGAAAAATACTCTTCCAGAGCAAGTATTTTAATGGATGAATTTACTTCTGATATTGATCACAAAGCTTCATTAGAATATTTAGAAGAAATCTCTAAACTTACGAAAAAAGATATTATGGATTTTGCATCTAAGTATCTTCAGAATAATAATTACGTTGCGATCTACAAGAAAAAAGGCGAAGATAAAAGCATTGTAAAAGTAGATAAGCCAACCATTACACCGGTTTCGGTAAACAGAGAAGATCAGTCTCCGTTTCTTAAGAAAGTCGATGAGATGCCGGAAAATAACATTTCTCCGGTTTGGTTAAATTTCGAAAAAGACATTGAGAAAAGCAAAGTGAAAAGTGTAGATGTTCTTTCTGTAACAAACACAGATAATGATCTTTTCAGACTATACTATTACTTCGATTCAGGAAAATGGAACAATAAAATGCTTCCTTTGGCTGCAGAATATTTACAGTATTTAGGAACAAAGAATAAGTCTTCTGAAGCGATCAGTAAAGAGTTTTACAAACTGGCTTCAAGCTTTAATATAAGCGCCGGAAACGAAGAAACTTATGTAACACTGGAAGGTTTGAATGAAAATTTTGACAAAACTGCAGATTTATTTGAAGATTTAATTAAAAATTGTGTAGCAGACGAAAAAGCTTTAGATTCTTACAAAACAAGATTGAAAAAAGCGAGAGCCAATGCAAAACAGAACAAGGGAATAATTATGAGCGGGCTAAGAAGTTATGCTCAGTATGGTTCTCAAAATCCTTTCAATAATGTTTTAACTGATGCAGAATTAGATGCTTTAAAAGCGGAAGATTTGGTGAATATTCTTCATGATTTATTTAATTTTAAACATAAAATTCTTCACTACGGACCAAAATCGGCACATGGAGTTTCATCTTCTTTAACGCTGATCCATAAAGTTCCGGCAACATTGAAAGAAATGCCGAAATCTAAAACTTTTACCCAGGTTCCGACTGATAAAAATAAAGTTTTGTTTGCCAATTATGATATGGTACAGGCTGAAGTTTTCTGGGTAAGAAATGCAGATAATTACAATCCAAACCTTAGTCCTACAATAAGCTTATTTAATAATTATTTTGGTGGTGGAATGGGTTCTATCGTTTTCCAGACAATAAGAGAATCTAAAGCTTTGGCGTATTCTACTTATGCATATTTTGGTCAGCCAAATAAAAAAGATGACAAAAATATGATTATGGCTTATGTAGGAACTCAGGCAGATAAACTGAATGAATCTACAACGGCAATGAACGAGCTTTTAACAACTCTTCCAAAATCTGAACAGTTATTTGAAACCGCAAAAAGTGGATTAAGAAAAACAATTGCCGCAGAAAGAATTACTCAGGACGGAATTATTTTCTCTTATTTATCAGCTCAAAAATTAGGTCTCGATTATGACAGAAGGAAAAATGTTTACGAACAGTCTCCGAAACTGAATTTTGCAGACATCAACACTTTCCATGATTCTGAAATGAAGGGGAAAAATTATACTTATTGCCTTGTCGCTGCACAAGATAAAGTGAAAGATGAAGATTTGCTGAAATTGGGTGAACTTAAAAAGTTAAGTCTTACAGAAATATTCGGTTATTAA
- a CDS encoding pyridoxal phosphate-dependent aminotransferase, giving the protein MNKLSDRVNRLGYSQTFVMSNKAREMKASGIDVISLTLGEPDFDVPDNIKEAAFTAINENYSHYSPVPGFLELRQAISEKLKRDNQLDYKPTQICVSNGAKQAIINVLAAIINDGDEVILPTPFWVSYDEMVKMMGGNSVMLPTSYVTDFKITAEQLEEAINEKTKAILFSSPCNPSGGYYTYDELKSLAKVIAKYPHVTVISDEIYEYINYETKTTSIAQFPEVYEQTAVINGMSKAFAMTGWRIGYSACPEWLAKACEKIQGQMTSGANTVAQRASIVALKTDPSEYKYMIDAFKQRRNLVFDLMKEIPGFKVLLPKAAFYFFPDVSHYIGKTLDGTEIKDADDFAMFILENAHVGCVGGVSFGSPECIRFSYAASEDDLKEAMRRIKELLEKFN; this is encoded by the coding sequence ATGAATAAACTTTCAGACAGAGTAAACAGGTTGGGTTACTCGCAGACATTCGTCATGTCAAACAAAGCTAGAGAGATGAAAGCCAGCGGAATAGATGTGATTTCTTTAACATTAGGAGAACCAGATTTCGACGTTCCCGATAATATCAAAGAAGCTGCTTTTACAGCAATCAATGAAAATTACAGCCACTACTCTCCTGTTCCGGGATTTTTAGAACTTCGTCAGGCGATTTCTGAAAAATTAAAAAGAGACAATCAACTCGATTATAAACCGACACAAATCTGTGTTTCAAACGGAGCCAAACAAGCAATTATTAATGTTTTAGCAGCTATTATCAATGATGGAGATGAAGTAATCCTTCCTACTCCTTTTTGGGTAAGTTATGATGAGATGGTAAAAATGATGGGTGGAAATTCTGTAATGCTTCCTACTTCTTATGTTACCGATTTTAAAATCACTGCAGAACAGCTTGAAGAAGCAATTAACGAAAAAACAAAAGCTATTCTTTTCAGCTCGCCTTGTAATCCTTCAGGTGGATATTATACGTATGATGAATTAAAATCTTTAGCGAAAGTGATTGCTAAATATCCTCATGTAACGGTAATTTCCGACGAAATTTACGAATACATCAATTACGAAACTAAAACGACATCTATCGCTCAGTTTCCTGAAGTTTATGAGCAAACCGCAGTAATCAACGGAATGTCTAAAGCTTTTGCAATGACAGGCTGGAGAATTGGTTATTCTGCTTGTCCGGAATGGTTGGCAAAAGCTTGTGAAAAAATTCAGGGACAGATGACAAGCGGAGCGAATACGGTTGCTCAGAGAGCTTCAATTGTTGCTTTAAAAACAGATCCTTCAGAATATAAATACATGATTGATGCATTTAAGCAAAGAAGAAATCTGGTATTTGATTTAATGAAAGAAATTCCCGGATTTAAAGTTCTTTTACCAAAAGCTGCTTTCTATTTCTTTCCAGATGTTTCTCATTACATCGGAAAAACATTAGACGGAACTGAAATAAAAGATGCAGATGATTTTGCAATGTTTATTTTAGAAAATGCTCATGTAGGTTGTGTTGGCGGAGTTTCATTCGGAAGTCCGGAGTGTATCAGATTTTCTTATGCAGCTTCTGAAGATGATTTAAAAGAAGCGATGAGAAGAATAAAAGAATTATTAGAAAAATTTAATTAA
- a CDS encoding GLPGLI family protein, with translation MKNTIGVFFFIIIFSNNVFGQNKTFKYDFEYKPNSLKDSTVLEKTVLDIKEASLSIFRTEREKESDSLKALTGFGYGMNIRFEDQFYIMKNLSENEVFKSIQTIFKEFFFIKITEKLDWKILPEKNKIANFNVQKAKVNYGGRNWIAWFSNEIPIQNGPYIFHGLPGLIVKISDDQNNYNFSLTEINNGGENIYYRNKGSELTWDQFQKLTISYYSDPLARIKSMGIPYKKDDGFGGMVSVDMRQESDRMKKKIRENNNPIELNHKIDYK, from the coding sequence ATGAAAAATACTATTGGGGTTTTCTTTTTTATAATTATATTTTCCAACAATGTTTTTGGTCAAAATAAAACATTTAAATACGATTTTGAATATAAACCAAATTCTTTAAAAGATAGTACTGTTTTAGAAAAAACTGTTTTAGATATTAAAGAGGCGAGTCTATCTATTTTCAGAACGGAGAGAGAGAAAGAATCTGACTCGCTTAAAGCCTTAACTGGTTTTGGTTATGGGATGAATATCAGATTCGAAGACCAGTTTTATATAATGAAAAATCTGTCTGAAAATGAAGTTTTCAAAAGTATTCAAACAATTTTTAAAGAATTTTTTTTCATAAAAATCACTGAAAAACTTGATTGGAAAATTTTACCCGAAAAAAACAAGATCGCAAATTTTAATGTTCAAAAAGCAAAAGTAAATTATGGTGGCAGAAATTGGATAGCATGGTTTAGTAATGAAATACCTATTCAAAATGGCCCTTATATATTTCATGGTCTACCTGGTTTGATTGTTAAAATTTCAGATGACCAAAATAATTATAATTTTAGTCTAACAGAAATAAATAATGGAGGAGAAAACATTTATTACAGGAATAAAGGCTCTGAATTAACTTGGGATCAATTTCAAAAGTTGACTATAAGTTATTATTCAGATCCTTTAGCTCGTATAAAATCGATGGGAATTCCGTATAAAAAAGATGACGGATTTGGAGGTATGGTTTCTGTTGATATGAGACAAGAATCAGATAGAATGAAAAAAAAAATTCGTGAAAATAACAATCCAATAGAACTCAACCATAAAATCGATTACAAATAA